The following proteins come from a genomic window of Mammaliicoccus sp. Marseille-Q6498:
- the rsgA gene encoding ribosome small subunit-dependent GTPase A, with product MKTGRIIKSISGDYSVLTDDGVYIAKARGLFRKKKTSPVVGDIVDFQVENETGGYIHNIHERDNLLLRPPVSNIDKVIVVMSAVEPIISQQLLDRFLVVVHSYNITPIICITKKDLATEAQIKHVEQLLNHYKVVGYDTLFVGNDDDLSLTITPLINGIIVLSGQSGVGKSTIMNRLFKDLNIETNKISKALNRGKHTTRHVELFEMEHGFLADTPGFSALDFSHIEKEELADLFPEFEAVKSECKFRNCTHINEPHCAVKLLIEENDFYNLRYKHYLTLFEEIQNRKVRY from the coding sequence TTGAAAACTGGTCGAATTATTAAATCGATTAGCGGTGATTATTCAGTTTTGACTGATGACGGCGTATATATTGCAAAAGCAAGAGGGTTATTTCGAAAAAAGAAAACTTCTCCAGTAGTTGGAGATATTGTCGATTTTCAAGTGGAAAATGAAACGGGCGGATATATTCATAATATACATGAAAGAGATAACTTGTTACTCAGACCGCCTGTATCTAATATAGATAAAGTGATAGTCGTGATGAGTGCTGTTGAACCTATTATTAGTCAACAGCTACTAGATCGCTTCCTTGTTGTCGTACACTCATACAATATTACACCTATTATTTGTATAACGAAGAAAGACTTAGCAACAGAGGCACAAATCAAGCATGTAGAACAATTATTAAATCATTATAAAGTAGTCGGTTATGATACATTGTTTGTAGGTAATGATGATGATTTATCGCTCACTATAACACCACTTATTAATGGGATTATCGTATTAAGCGGTCAATCAGGAGTAGGAAAGTCTACTATTATGAATAGGTTATTTAAAGACTTGAATATTGAAACGAACAAAATATCAAAAGCATTAAATAGAGGGAAACATACGACAAGACATGTTGAGTTATTTGAAATGGAACATGGATTTTTAGCAGATACACCTGGATTTAGCGCATTAGACTTTTCTCATATTGAAAAAGAAGAATTAGCGGATTTATTCCCTGAGTTTGAAGCGGTTAAGTCTGAATGTAAATTTAGAAATTGCACACATATAAATGAACCACACTGTGCAGTTAAATTATTGATTGAAGAAAATGACTTTTATAATTTAAGATATAAACACTATTTAACATTATTTGAAGAAATTCAAAATAGAAAGGTAAGATATTAA
- the rpe gene encoding ribulose-phosphate 3-epimerase: MVKVAPSLLACDFSVLKEEVDRVRESGADILHFDVMDGQFVPNISIGLPILESLRKVTDMTIDTHLMIENPEQMIDLFCEAGSDMVSVHYEATNHIHRAIQQIKSHGKLAGVVINPGTPVENISAVLGDVDFVLIMTVNPGFGGQSFIDSTLKKIEWLNEYRKTNQLNYEIEVDGGINEQTSQLCKDKGADVLVAGSYFFKHEDYKEPVLKLKGE, from the coding sequence ATGGTTAAAGTTGCACCTTCATTATTAGCATGTGATTTTTCAGTATTAAAGGAAGAAGTGGACAGAGTTCGTGAATCTGGAGCGGATATTTTACATTTTGATGTAATGGATGGACAGTTTGTACCAAACATTTCGATTGGCTTGCCCATTTTAGAATCTTTAAGAAAAGTAACCGATATGACGATTGATACGCATTTAATGATAGAAAATCCAGAACAGATGATTGATTTATTTTGTGAAGCGGGAAGTGATATGGTATCTGTTCATTATGAGGCTACAAATCATATTCATCGAGCAATTCAACAAATTAAATCTCATGGGAAATTAGCTGGTGTTGTTATAAACCCAGGAACGCCAGTAGAGAACATTTCAGCTGTACTTGGAGATGTAGATTTCGTTCTAATCATGACGGTCAATCCAGGATTTGGCGGTCAATCATTTATAGACTCTACATTAAAAAAAATAGAGTGGTTAAACGAATATAGAAAAACAAATCAATTAAACTACGAAATAGAAGTAGATGGCGGCATTAATGAACAAACATCGCAATTATGTAAAGATAAAGGAGCAGATGTTTTAGTAGCAGGGTCTTATTTCTTTAAACATGAAGATTATAAAGAACCAGTACTTAAATTAAAGGGTGAATAA
- a CDS encoding HAMP domain-containing sensor histidine kinase: MLLLSELDNSEHLSFNEDVEISKVLKEVVRNLNYLIDDKNISIIFDIEEYTIKGNNKLLYQAFYNIINNAIKYSPEYSMIQIVVLNKDDKVQVSISDEGKGMTPEQLNQVKDRFYKGDQSHNVHSDSNGLGLSIVESIIDHHKAEMNFISEIDEGTEVTILFNQNR, encoded by the coding sequence TTGCTATTACTTTCTGAATTAGATAATAGTGAACATCTTTCATTTAATGAAGATGTAGAAATAAGTAAAGTATTAAAAGAAGTCGTACGAAATTTAAATTATTTAATCGATGATAAAAACATTTCAATCATTTTTGATATTGAAGAATATACAATTAAAGGTAATAATAAACTGTTATATCAAGCATTCTATAATATAATAAATAATGCGATTAAATACTCGCCTGAATATAGTATGATTCAAATTGTTGTTTTAAATAAAGATGATAAAGTACAAGTTTCTATTTCTGATGAAGGTAAAGGCATGACACCTGAACAATTGAATCAAGTTAAAGATCGTTTTTATAAAGGTGACCAATCACATAATGTTCATTCAGATAGTAATGGACTTGGTTTATCGATTGTAGAATCTATCATCGATCATCATAAAGCTGAAATGAATTTCATAAGTGAAATTGATGAAGGTACAGAAGTGACGATATTATTTAATCAAAATCGATAA
- a CDS encoding cytochrome P450 has protein sequence MGNRIPKDRGLDNTFKVLKEGYKFIPNRLEKFDSNIFETKVLGGRRAVIFSGKEAAEVFYNNDLIERQGTLPKRVVNTLFGKGAIHTTGGKKHIDRKALFMSLMTEENLEYLRELTRSHWFMNTERMERMDEVNVYKESIVLLTKVGFRWAGIIASPEEIESCADDMDTMIDSFKNLGTAFKGYKEAKQARARVETFLENQIIAVREGKLTPPQGTALYEFSHWEDFEGNLMDARLCAIDLMNVVRPLVAINRFVSFGVKALHDYPGEAERVFNNEDDYAYKFVQEVRRFYPFVPFLPGKAAVDIEFDGYTIEKDTFLVLDIYGTLHNEGLWENPERFYPNRFSDWDGSPFDLIPQGGGDYNTNHRCAGEWMTIIIMEESMKYFARNISYDVKKDQDLSVNLNKLPGRVVSGTIIENVNALVNRNVESV, from the coding sequence ATGGGTAACAGAATACCAAAAGATCGCGGACTTGATAATACATTTAAAGTATTAAAAGAAGGGTATAAATTTATACCAAATAGACTAGAAAAATTTGATTCAAACATTTTTGAAACAAAAGTTTTAGGTGGACGTAGAGCAGTTATTTTTAGTGGTAAAGAAGCTGCTGAAGTGTTCTATAATAACGATTTAATTGAAAGACAAGGTACTTTACCTAAACGTGTTGTAAATACTTTATTCGGTAAAGGTGCGATACATACGACAGGTGGAAAAAAACATATCGATCGTAAAGCACTATTTATGTCATTAATGACTGAAGAAAACTTAGAATATTTAAGAGAACTTACTCGTAGCCATTGGTTCATGAATACTGAACGTATGGAAAGAATGGACGAAGTAAATGTATATAAAGAATCTATCGTATTACTTACAAAAGTAGGTTTCAGATGGGCAGGTATTATTGCATCTCCTGAAGAAATTGAAAGTTGTGCAGACGACATGGATACAATGATTGATTCATTTAAAAATTTAGGTACAGCATTTAAAGGATACAAAGAAGCTAAACAAGCAAGAGCCCGTGTAGAAACATTCCTTGAAAATCAAATCATTGCAGTCCGTGAAGGTAAATTAACTCCGCCTCAAGGTACAGCGTTATATGAATTTAGTCATTGGGAAGATTTCGAAGGTAACTTAATGGATGCAAGATTATGTGCAATTGATTTAATGAACGTTGTACGTCCATTAGTAGCTATCAACCGTTTCGTAAGCTTTGGCGTTAAAGCATTACATGACTATCCAGGTGAAGCAGAACGCGTATTTAATAATGAAGATGATTATGCTTATAAATTCGTACAAGAAGTAAGAAGATTCTATCCATTCGTACCATTCTTACCAGGTAAAGCAGCAGTGGATATTGAATTTGATGGTTATACGATCGAAAAAGATACTTTCTTAGTATTAGATATTTATGGAACATTGCATAATGAAGGACTTTGGGAGAACCCAGAAAGATTCTATCCAAACCGTTTCAGCGATTGGGATGGAAGTCCATTCGATTTAATTCCTCAAGGTGGCGGAGATTATAATACAAATCACCGTTGTGCCGGAGAATGGATGACAATCATAATTATGGAAGAATCAATGAAATACTTTGCAAGAAATATTTCATATGATGTTAAAAAAGACCAAGACTTATCAGTTAATCTTAATAAATTACCTGGACGTGTAGTAAGTGGTACGATTATCGAAAATGTTAATGCATTAGTTAATCGTAACGTTGAATCAGTTTAA
- a CDS encoding response regulator transcription factor, protein MITCLVVDDDRFILNDVKKELERENMHVITSLSGEEALEVVEHQYIDLAVVDIMMPGINGFELCQMLKDSFDIPVIMLTARDELSDKENAFLSGTDDYVTKPFEMKELIFRIKAVLRRFKINSSNELKLGNTIVNSVDMEIKIDQKTMLLPKKEFTLLDYLMRNKDKVLQRERIIEVVWGVDFEGDERTLDVHIKRLRKRLEKLESDVIIKTVRGVGYKVVLEHEV, encoded by the coding sequence ATGATTACGTGTTTAGTAGTTGACGATGATCGTTTTATTTTAAACGATGTTAAAAAAGAATTAGAACGAGAAAATATGCATGTTATAACAAGTTTAAGTGGTGAAGAAGCTTTAGAAGTTGTGGAACACCAATATATAGATTTAGCAGTGGTAGATATTATGATGCCAGGTATTAATGGATTTGAACTTTGTCAGATGCTTAAAGATAGTTTTGACATACCGGTTATCATGTTAACTGCACGAGATGAATTAAGTGATAAAGAAAATGCTTTTCTATCTGGTACAGATGATTATGTAACGAAACCATTTGAAATGAAGGAACTTATTTTTAGAATTAAAGCTGTCTTGCGTAGATTTAAAATTAATTCGTCTAATGAGCTTAAACTTGGTAATACAATTGTAAATTCTGTAGATATGGAAATCAAAATAGATCAAAAAACGATGCTATTACCTAAAAAAGAATTTACTTTACTAGATTATTTAATGAGAAATAAAGATAAAGTACTACAAAGAGAACGTATAATCGAAGTGGTATGGGGTGTGGATTTTGAAGGTGACGAGAGAACACTTGATGTCCATATTAAACGACTTAGAAAACGTCTAGAAAAATTAGAAAGTGATGTCATCATTAAAACAGTAAGAGGTGTAGGTTATAAGGTGGTGCTTGAACATGAAGTTTAA
- a CDS encoding HAMP domain-containing protein codes for MKFKSLAQRITIYTMVVMVVSSILGFILTNMYYHIDLKQKNDHKVMKTLKEIQSFTDDDKNVPLNTYLKHLGDLHYQAILYDDKRQPKYYGDDFRKFNLKDNDVKKVLEGHDYHGIKERPFNIFITGFFDNETRNTVGIKIKHEGSDYALFLRPSVGALLGEFRVFLVILLVLLVVISLSFVLLSSYSLANPIRRLMKTTESLGQGDFDVDIKVTREDEIGILQHRFIKMRDELKQLDTMRNSFVQNVSHEIKSPLQSILSLLRQLEYERNEENRKEIIQDIYG; via the coding sequence ATGAAGTTTAAGTCCCTTGCTCAACGTATTACAATTTACACAATGGTTGTGATGGTCGTAAGTTCTATTTTGGGATTTATACTTACAAACATGTATTATCATATTGATTTGAAGCAAAAAAATGACCATAAAGTGATGAAAACATTAAAAGAAATTCAGTCTTTTACTGATGATGACAAAAATGTACCACTGAATACATATTTAAAGCATTTAGGTGACTTACATTATCAAGCTATTTTATATGACGATAAAAGACAACCTAAATATTATGGTGATGACTTTAGAAAATTTAATTTAAAAGATAATGATGTAAAAAAAGTATTAGAAGGTCATGATTATCATGGTATAAAAGAACGTCCATTTAATATTTTTATAACAGGATTTTTTGATAATGAAACAAGAAACACAGTAGGTATTAAAATTAAACATGAAGGTTCAGACTATGCATTGTTTTTACGACCAAGTGTAGGTGCACTTCTTGGAGAATTTAGAGTATTCCTTGTCATATTACTCGTGTTACTTGTCGTTATATCGCTATCATTTGTATTGTTATCAAGTTATTCTTTAGCTAATCCAATAAGAAGACTGATGAAAACAACGGAATCATTAGGTCAAGGTGACTTTGATGTTGATATTAAAGTTACGAGAGAAGATGAAATTGGTATTCTTCAACATCGTTTTATTAAAATGAGAGATGAGTTGAAACAATTAGATACGATGAGAAATTCATTTGTTCAAAATGTATCTCATGAAATAAAATCTCCATTGCAGTCTATTTTAAGTTTATTAAGACAACTTGAATATGAACGAAACGAAGAAAACCGAAAAGAAATCATTCAAGATATATATGGATGA